In the Paralichthys olivaceus isolate ysfri-2021 chromosome 15, ASM2471397v2, whole genome shotgun sequence genome, one interval contains:
- the esama gene encoding endothelial cell adhesion molecule a — protein MEVCATSRKLPLLSFTFLCGLSGVLAELQMPQTSMDVIKGQMVVLRASYTSTPGTDLGTNTVLWNFVSNNSQLIISYTKGSMIFGSSQFKGRVGFFSDMPSRDVSLYINNTQESDSGRYLCQVILPNEGLTRELSLDVKVPPAVPKCSLSGKPVLKGNVTLSCKSSSGKPIPLYKWKRTSPTSEVFFSPMLNEKIGTLKLSNLSSNMSGKYVCTASNPAGSETCFINLEIVSSTNVGMIVGATVGSVAAFILLLLICLVFLVRRRRDSEDDMANEIKEDAQAPKRVSWAKSGMGSDIISKNGTLSSIASSPHHKEPSNHHNNNHHLQQYPQRPPSDTASIITATGSMAGYRSSRHHGASTPTHFSYNNNTTMPRGPPIPAEANTNGGSPPRPERYTQLPQAQALPQTFSHPQLQVQAAPSPPPLPNSGVTTSNIARMGGVPIMVPAQNQAGSLV, from the exons GCGTATTAGCCGAGCTCCAGATGCCCCAAACCAGTATGGATGTGATCAAGGGTCAGATGGTGGTGCTGAGGGCCTCGTACACCTCCACGCCGGGCACTGACCTGGGCACCAACACCGTCCTGTGGAACTTTGTCTCCAACAACAGCCAGTTG ATCATCTCCTACACCAAAGGCTCAATGATTTTTGGGAGCTCCCAGTTTAAGGGCCGCGTTGGTTTCTTCAGTGACATGCCCTCGCGGGACGTGTCCCTGTACATCAACAACACCCAGGAGTCCGACTCAGGACGCTACCTCTGCCAGGTCATCCTGCCTAATGAGGGCCTCACCAGAGAGCTCAGCCTGGATGTGAAGG TCCCTCCTGCTGTTCCTAAGTGCTCTCTATCAGGGAAGCCAGTGCTGAAAGGAAACGTGACTCTGAGCTGCAAGTCCAGTTCTGGGAAACCTATCCCTTTGTACAAGTGGAAGAGAACCAGTCCCACCTCTGAGGTCTTCTTTTCACCCATGCTCA ATGAGAAGATCGGCACTCTGAAGCTGAGCAACCTGAGCAGTAACATGTCGGGGAAGTACGTGTGCACAGCCAGTAACCCAGCCGGCTCCGAGACCTGCTTCATCAACCTGGAGATTGTGTCAT CCACCAATGTGGGAATGATCGTTGGCGCCACCGTGGGCTCAGTGGCCGCCTTCATCTTGCTCCTCCTCATCTGCCTCGTTTTCCTGGTGAGGAGGCGGCGAGACAGTGAGGACGACATGGCCAACGAAATCAA GGAGGACGCTCAGGCTCCTAAGCGTGTGTCCTGGGCCAAGAGCGGCATGGGCTCAGATATCATCTCCAAGAATGGCACCCTGTCGTCCATCGCCTCCAGCCCGCACCACAAAGAGCCCTCcaaccaccacaacaacaaccaccacctgCAGCAGTACCCCCAGCGTCCGCCCTCGGACACCGCCTCCATCATCACTGCCACCGGCAGCATGGCCGGCTACAGGTCGTCACGCCATCACGGAgcctccacccccacccacttcagctacaacaacaacaccaccaTGCCACGCGGACCGCCCATCCCCGCTGAGGCCAACACCAACGGGGGCTCCCCACCCAGACCGGAGCGCTACACCCAGCTGCCCCAGGCCCAGGCGCTGCCACAGACCTTCAGCCATCCTCAGCTGCAGGTCCAGgccgctccctctcctccaccgtTGCCCAACTCCGGTGTGACCACCTCTAACATCGCCCGTATGGGAGGGGTGCCCATTATGGTGCCTGCACAGAACCAGGCCGGATCGCTGGTCTAA